AATTCCGGTATCTTTAAACACCATTGGTTCATTTATTGCCTTTAATTTGGTTCTGAGCCCCGACAATGTTACAAGTACAGCTTCTTCCGTGCGGATGGTTCTAGAACCTTGATTCGGTAACACATTTAGATAATGATTGAAGAGTAAACTGGCTTCTCCAACATTCAAGTGCTCATCACTTTCCAAAGCCGCTTCAATGCCGTGTAAACCTCCAAACACTATTAGAGCATGGTTGTATTTCAATTCTTTTTCGGGCAAGTCATCAATAGGTGTTCCTTTGTCAGAAGTGCCCACTGTAAGGTCAtatctgaaataataaaatagttgcTTATTCGCTAAACCTATTAACAAGAATTATtgcaattaattaataatttaatttcttattaattttattacaatttcagtattattacaaaaacttaacaatTGAATAttcattacaaataattaaaactacatactaaaattaaaaacaaaagaaacaaaagtaaatttcttatttagaatattttacTGTACTTgttaaaaaaaggaaagaaaaagtATGTATGGATTGCGTAAAGGAGGATATGTGTGTCAAAGTTGTTAGTACTGAGATGACAAGTGACAGAGATGAATGTTGTGCTGACTCCACCTAGTGtaggataagggcaggaggttGGTGATTCTAAACCgaatataccaaattttaaaaTACTGACCCATCTTTGTAAGGGCATTGTGTGAAAATTTGGCTTAGGTTATTAGCTATTCTGACCGTATACCCCCAGTACACGCCAGTCTCGGCCCTCGGAGTCGTTAAACTCACAATCTTTCCTTTCAACTTTTTATGCCCTTCAGAAGTAGGCAACATTTTCACCGTAACTCTGATTCCAGGGTTCAGTAACTTATCCGTAGACACGTCTTGGAGAAGTCCAACGTTCACCTGTGAACCTCGACCCGGTTTGACTTTCTTGTTCATTGTTATTCCTTCTCtgaaacagaaataaaataagaaaatattgtcAGTACATATCTCATAAGCtgtaaatagaataaataaatgtgcAATAGAAACATAGATTCTGTACACTGCTtgttatattctatttttagcCTACACCATCCCATTATAGGGCAAAGGCGTCAAGAGGTATGGATGaaaggaagagaggcctttgcttCTGTTCAAATAAAAATCTAGTTAGGTATCTACCTGAATTGAAAAGTATTGGATTGTCGTAAATGATGAGGGGCATCTAATGGATTCAAAAGTCCAGCAAACTCCAAATCTTTGTGTAAGGGAAAGAAATGTTTCCTCAAATACTGCGGGCATTCCAAATATTGTAATATGCGGGCCAGCTGCACACAACTTTTACGAGCTACTTTAAGGCCTCCTACATCTTCTAACTTGCTCTTTTTCGTGTCAAATTTGTCTCCGATATCGTCGTAAACGATAACCTCATCCACACAGAATACACAAGCTGCTCTTGCGATCTGTCCAGCCAAATACGTTCGAAGTTCAGCTGACTGTGCGTTTTCTAATATAGACCCTGGCACTGCTATACTGACAGTAGATATCTCTGCGCACTTCTTCTCATGTTCAACCTCCTCTTGCACTTTTTGCTCCATTTCCTTTTCAATTGCCATCCTCTTTTCGCGCTTGATAATCTTTTCTTCATTGCGCTGGCGTTTCAAAGCTTTTCTCTCCTGATTTATCTCACGCCAACTTTTTCCTGGCGGCTTCGCTGGAAGCGCCGGTTGAGacataatgtataatatttaaaagattTTCCACCTTagaaacaaattaataataatttaaccaataaaattaataaagctGAACAACAACAATCCCACGTGTTTACAATTTGACAGCTTTGACAGCAACATATTTTCTATATGAGGCAAA
The Pectinophora gossypiella chromosome 9, ilPecGoss1.1, whole genome shotgun sequence genome window above contains:
- the LOC126369670 gene encoding putative methyltransferase C9orf114, which encodes MSQPALPAKPPGKSWREINQERKALKRQRNEEKIIKREKRMAIEKEMEQKVQEEVEHEKKCAEISTVSIAVPGSILENAQSAELRTYLAGQIARAACVFCVDEVIVYDDIGDKFDTKKSKLEDVGGLKVARKSCVQLARILQYLECPQYLRKHFFPLHKDLEFAGLLNPLDAPHHLRQSNTFQFREGITMNKKVKPGRGSQVNVGLLQDVSTDKLLNPGIRVTVKMLPTSEGHKKLKGKIVSLTTPRAETGVYWGYTVRIANNLSQIFTQCPYKDGYDLTVGTSDKGTPIDDLPEKELKYNHALIVFGGLHGIEAALESDEHLNVGEASLLFNHYLNVLPNQGSRTIRTEEAVLVTLSGLRTKLKAINEPMVFKDTGIATSSTFPASKADISDNSGGENKLDLSRFD